The DNA window TTACCCTGCTGCTTAAAGATGCCCAGCAGCCCACCCTCGACGTAAGGCTAAGGCTTACCATTGAGGGCAACGGCGTGAAGCTTACCACCAACCCTTCGTTCTACCCAACACCCATTACGTTGATGAGTAGCACCCTCTACGAGGTGAGCTACGACGAGCTGAGCGACTATTTTCTTCCCCAAAACCTCATTGCCGAAGGTATAAGCATGAGCGCCCTTACCTCATCGGGAATGCTGCCCGAGGGGCTTTACCGCTTTAAGGTGGAGGCCGTGGAGGCCCACCGCAACGTTCCGGTTTCCAACACCGCCATGGCCATTGGCTGGCTGATGCTCAACGATCCGCCGCAGTGGATTTCGCCTCGACAGGGACAGAAGCTCACCGCTGGAGAGCCACAGGGAATACAGTTCTTGTGGACGCGCTGCGGTATGAGCTCGCCCAACGCGGCCCTCAGCACCCAGTACGAGGTTACCATGGTGGAGATGGTGCAGCAGGGCATGGACCCCAACGTGGCCATTGTTACCCTGCCCCCTGTGTACCAAGGTATATCGCCCATCGAAAATTTATTCTACGGACCCGATAAGCCCGAGCTCATTGCCGGCCATAGCTATGCCGTGCGCATACGTGCTTTCGACACAAGAGGCATCGATCTCTACCGCAATGGTGGCCTTTCGCCGGTAATCACCTTCCGCTACGGCGACCCGTGCATTGCACCGGTGTTTCTAAGCTCCGACAACATCTCGGAGCAAACGGCCGACCTCTCGTGGAACAGCACCGCGCTGGCAACCGGCTACCAGGTGCGATTCCGCGAAAACGGTACTGACCTCTCCGACTGGTACGAGGAGCCCGCCACCCAAACCACCTACACGGTTAAGAACCTTAAGCCCGACTGCACCTACGAGTACCAGGTGCAGAGCGAGTGTGGCTCGCTGCCATCCGACTACTCCGTTTCCGGCACCCTAAAAACAAAGAAGTTGGAAAACCAGAACCAGTCCTGTTCCGAGCAGCTCGATAACGCCAACATGCCCACCAACCGCGATCCGCTCTCTGCGCTCCATACCAACCAAACATTCCTTGCCGGCGTTATGCCCGTTAAGGTTACCAGCGTTCAGGGTAGCAACGGCATCTTTACCGGAATGGGTGAGGTATACCTACCCATTGCGGGTGTGGGGCTCAGCTGCACCTTCAACAAAGTTGGCATAAACACCACCTACCAGCTCATTAGCGGGGAGGTGATAACCACCAAGAGTAAGAATACAACCATATACGGTAGCGGGGGAGTAACGGTGCTCGATACCCTGCACCTCGATAACCCCATCGACACCATTATAGTAAACCCCAACGGCGATGTGGCCGTTGTGTCCGGAGGCGACACCACCTTTATCCCGCTGGCCAACCAGCCAGTGGTTATCTATCCCCCTACGGGAGGAGGAGCCGGGACTACCACCGGTGACAACACCGGGAATGGCGGAGGCGATGGAACTGGCGGGGGAGGCTCCACCGGCGGAGGCGGAAATACCAGCTATGGCGATGGACCGCTTATTGTGGAGAACGGCACCGTGAAGCCATACAACCCCGCGGGCGACCTGCCAACGGCCTTCTTCCATAAGGCCTCCATGTCTACCTACGGCTACGACTCGCTGGCCTACGAGGCGCTGCGCAGCTACTACCCCGTGGCTACCATTAACGGTAAGGAGGTGGGAATACCCTACAAGGCGCTACCGGTGAGTGGCAGCGACAACGTGGTGCTGGAGCTAAAGCCCGGCAGCAGCAAGCTTACCACCGACAGCCTCACCATTGACGTGCAGACCAACGCCAAGGTGGCTAAAAAGGAGGTGATGGGCAACAACCGGCTCATGGTTTCGCTGCAGGGGCTTTCCGAGGGCGAGGAGCCCATTATGGTGCGCTACACCAAGCACAATGCCGATGGCAAAACCGAGCAGGTGGACATTGGTGCCGCCAAGGCGGTGGTATACCAGCCGCAGCCCATGACGCTGGTGGTGGTTCCGCTGGCCGGAACAACCGCTCCTGACGCAAGTGCGCTACAAAGCCAGCTCACCGCCATTTACGGCCAGGCGGTAACCTCGTGGACGGTTACGGTGGCAGAACCGTTCGGCTACACCATACCCGGCGGCCAGCTGGAGTTTGGCTCCAGCGAAATGGCCAGCAGCTACACCGAGGGCATGAACACCCTTATTGATGCCTACAAGGTGGCCAACCCCTCGCTGGAGGATGACACCTACTACCTCTTTGTGGTTCCGCGCTTTAGCGATGCCACGCTGCAGGGCTACATGCCCCGTGCCCGTAGGTTTGGCTTTATTGCACAGAGCTCCACCGGTGCCCGCACGCTAGCCCACGAGCTGGGCCATGGTGCCTTTAACTTGGAGCACACCTTCCCTGTGCTGCCGCAGGGCACCACCGACAACCTGATGGACTACAACGGTGGCACCCGCCTTATTAAGCCCCAGTGGGACCTAATTCACAATCCGGAGCTAACAACAGGGTTGCTGGATGATGAGACGGATGCGGCGAGTATTAGTTGCAGTAGAACCTATTATCCAGCATTTGCTTTTGGTTATAAAACTTATGAAATTGATAATCCGGTTCAGGGAAAATATTATACATTTTTGTCTCCTGCTGGTATTCCAATTTCACTCCCCTACAATGTCACAAATTTGAAGTTTGGCGAGGATTTCTATTCAATGCCAATAAGTACTTCCGGTGGATGTTCTAGTGCCGGATTGTTTATCAAAAATCTCCCCAAAGCTGCACTTACAAGTTTTACCATTGGTAATGTTGATTTCAAAGGTGAAATACAGAGTGTTACCTTGTATGAAGGTGATAAACACCTTCCAAGAGCAGCATATGTATTTAATGGATATCTTGGAAGTGGAAGTTATTTCATCGATAAAAGTTCTTTTGGCAAGGATGAATTATATATAAATATTATCAATACAGAAGGAGTATTAGAGAATATTAATTGTTCTCTTGGCTCGAAAACCATTAAAGAAAATGAAAATATAGGGGCAGGAGAGTTAGACCTAGGATTGAACTTACCGTGTATCTTAGGGGCGACTACTCAGTCCACTAATGGCATTAATAGCGATGTTAACTTTTATGCAGAAAAATTAAAAGAGTTAATACTCTCTGGGAATAAGTTTTTATATACAGATGATTCAAGAATTGATGAAAAAACCATAAAAGATATTGATGATAGATTGTTTGTATATGCTGATGAATTAAGAAATGAGGGAAAAAAGATATATGTAGTAAATAGTAAGATATCATATTATTTGGATGACAAACAGAAAGCAGATTTTGCAAAAGCAGTCGTAGAGAAATGTGGTAACTTGTTTGATGCAAACAAAATGACATTTGTTTGTATACCTTACTTTTTATCGCCACTTGAACAAACTTCAGCAAAGGCGTACTACTTTACTTCTGCAGTTGGGTATTATTCAGAAAATTTGTCAAGTTCTGGACAAGGGAGTATTGAAATTGTAAAAGATCTTTATTCACAGATTCCTAAACCATATATTGAAATACCTTATTACTTAACATATAAAGGGGAACTGGTAGAAATTAAACCAATTAGAAAGGAGCAAGTTACTGGCAAAGAGCATATTTATGAGTTTAGATTTTTTGAAGACGGTCGCTGTGACCAATACATTGATTTATTGAATAAGGCCTTAGCTGAGGCATATATAATTAATAATACACCTGTTTTAGCCGATTATTCACGGTTTACAGAAATTAACGCTGAAATTGTAAATTTCAATGAGGAATTTCCACCTGTAACCCCCAATATTATTAACCATGAGATTTTTGAAAGTTGCTTAAAAGAAACAAATGTTGAGGGCTATTCTGTAAATGCACAGCTATTCGCCAAATGGTATAGATATAACAGATTTAGCAATGTAAATCAAGCACTGGATAAACTCAATATCAATATTGAAAATTCATCCGACCCCAGCGACAATTGTTATTTTGGCGGTTACAATGCAGTAGTATATGATGGCGTAGTTAACAAGTTAGATGCAATTGGTTTATTGCTATCACCTCTTCATCTTGACATTATTACAGATATTGCTGGTACGATTTATACTGGGTACTACAGCGATTGGGGTAAAACCGCTGGCTATGCAGCAGGTGCTGCAATACCAATGGTAGCTGTGGTAAAAAGCGGCAAAATGCTTGAGAATGTTAATGCTTTAATCAATGGAAGCAAAAAACTTATAAAGGAAGAGGAAACTTACAAAATTGTTGATAATATTGCAGATGCTGCTGTAGATTTAGCTACGGAGGGGGAAAAACTCTGGACAAAGATAGATGACTTTGATGGATTATTTAATGGAAAGTCAGCAACTTATTATGATGTAAGTGTAACTTATCAAGCTGCTCGTGAACGTGTTGGAGTTGCCTTTATTGAAAATGATATTTTAGAATTTCATTTAAACATTCCCGAAAAACTACAGAAGCAAGGAATTGGTTCAGAGGTTTTCAAAAAAGCAATCCAGGATTATGCCCCCTCTAAAGTAAAGGGATGGTGGAAAAAAGCTGATATATACACAGGAGGAGAATCTGTTAACTTAACCATATTTAAAGAAAAGATTGCTGGGGGTATGTCTCCTATTGACGCAGCATTTGAAACTCCAACTGGTAAAATTTTAAAAGCAAATGGATTTGACGGTGTTCCTGAGATAATCAAAAATACACCCGATGAAGTAATTATTCATTTTAATCCCTCTAATAAATGAAATTCGGATTTATTCTAAACCAGGATAAAAATCTAATTGAGGTTAGTCGAATACGACAACCTAGATTTGATTTATTACTAAAAATAACAGGTATAAATCCAAAGTACCTTATACCAATTGAGATGAATCTTACAAAGAGTCAAATCATTAACGAAATCGATTTGTTAATTGCTGAAAGAGAGACTAAACCTCTTGATATTCCTAATTACGATGGGCGTTTTATTGAAGATGAAGTGTTCGAATTTAAAAATTATAAAGGTAATACGTTAAAACTATGCAAAACAGGTTTTGATAATCTAATAATTTTCTTATTAAATATATTGGAAGCATTAGAAAAGGGAAACTCTAAACTATATTTCTTTTTTGCTAAGAATCATAAAGAGTTAAGAGAATTTATTGATAAAGGTATAATTTGAAACTTTTAATGAAATAAATCTTAAGTTTTATACTTATTTTATCACTACTGTCCGACTAAATTTAAAATATCAGGTTTTTGTCTCTGCACACCAATAAACAAAGGCATTATTCTTGCTACGCAAATGGCACCCCCTCAAAAAGCAAGTTTAATTTGAGCCTCTAAAGCTGGCGAACCCCGGTTATTTAAGTAGCTTCGCTTGGTGCTACGGAGCAGCTCAAAAATGTCTAGCATGCTAATCAGGTGTATCCTGACCAGCGTTGCCACCACCGAAAACGCTTTCTGGGTTTTTGCCATCTTCTGGATCACGGTCATGAGCAGCTGGGCGATCAGCGTGCACCAAACCT is part of the Williamwhitmania sp. genome and encodes:
- a CDS encoding fibronectin type III domain-containing protein, translated to MVKQSIKFIVAGILASLFVSVATTGRAQNFPVQAFATLTPPYSLKLSDYAAPEGNRMRITLLLKDAQQPTLDVRLRLTIEGNGVKLTTNPSFYPTPITLMSSTLYEVSYDELSDYFLPQNLIAEGISMSALTSSGMLPEGLYRFKVEAVEAHRNVPVSNTAMAIGWLMLNDPPQWISPRQGQKLTAGEPQGIQFLWTRCGMSSPNAALSTQYEVTMVEMVQQGMDPNVAIVTLPPVYQGISPIENLFYGPDKPELIAGHSYAVRIRAFDTRGIDLYRNGGLSPVITFRYGDPCIAPVFLSSDNISEQTADLSWNSTALATGYQVRFRENGTDLSDWYEEPATQTTYTVKNLKPDCTYEYQVQSECGSLPSDYSVSGTLKTKKLENQNQSCSEQLDNANMPTNRDPLSALHTNQTFLAGVMPVKVTSVQGSNGIFTGMGEVYLPIAGVGLSCTFNKVGINTTYQLISGEVITTKSKNTTIYGSGGVTVLDTLHLDNPIDTIIVNPNGDVAVVSGGDTTFIPLANQPVVIYPPTGGGAGTTTGDNTGNGGGDGTGGGGSTGGGGNTSYGDGPLIVENGTVKPYNPAGDLPTAFFHKASMSTYGYDSLAYEALRSYYPVATINGKEVGIPYKALPVSGSDNVVLELKPGSSKLTTDSLTIDVQTNAKVAKKEVMGNNRLMVSLQGLSEGEEPIMVRYTKHNADGKTEQVDIGAAKAVVYQPQPMTLVVVPLAGTTAPDASALQSQLTAIYGQAVTSWTVTVAEPFGYTIPGGQLEFGSSEMASSYTEGMNTLIDAYKVANPSLEDDTYYLFVVPRFSDATLQGYMPRARRFGFIAQSSTGARTLAHELGHGAFNLEHTFPVLPQGTTDNLMDYNGGTRLIKPQWDLIHNPELTTGLLDDETDAASISCSRTYYPAFAFGYKTYEIDNPVQGKYYTFLSPAGIPISLPYNVTNLKFGEDFYSMPISTSGGCSSAGLFIKNLPKAALTSFTIGNVDFKGEIQSVTLYEGDKHLPRAAYVFNGYLGSGSYFIDKSSFGKDELYINIINTEGVLENINCSLGSKTIKENENIGAGELDLGLNLPCILGATTQSTNGINSDVNFYAEKLKELILSGNKFLYTDDSRIDEKTIKDIDDRLFVYADELRNEGKKIYVVNSKISYYLDDKQKADFAKAVVEKCGNLFDANKMTFVCIPYFLSPLEQTSAKAYYFTSAVGYYSENLSSSGQGSIEIVKDLYSQIPKPYIEIPYYLTYKGELVEIKPIRKEQVTGKEHIYEFRFFEDGRCDQYIDLLNKALAEAYIINNTPVLADYSRFTEINAEIVNFNEEFPPVTPNIINHEIFESCLKETNVEGYSVNAQLFAKWYRYNRFSNVNQALDKLNINIENSSDPSDNCYFGGYNAVVYDGVVNKLDAIGLLLSPLHLDIITDIAGTIYTGYYSDWGKTAGYAAGAAIPMVAVVKSGKMLENVNALINGSKKLIKEEETYKIVDNIADAAVDLATEGEKLWTKIDDFDGLFNGKSATYYDVSVTYQAARERVGVAFIENDILEFHLNIPEKLQKQGIGSEVFKKAIQDYAPSKVKGWWKKADIYTGGESVNLTIFKEKIAGGMSPIDAAFETPTGKILKANGFDGVPEIIKNTPDEVIIHFNPSNK